A stretch of Argiope bruennichi chromosome 10, qqArgBrue1.1, whole genome shotgun sequence DNA encodes these proteins:
- the LOC129988358 gene encoding uncharacterized protein LOC129988358, translated as MYSNLNIQAEIGNVFKSSRIQHDLSAVVFSGRSGKRFAKTSYVNCRVKKLQVHEWSDNRCHQLNDLHINRIVEQTATPIKNKIIEQKIRRNQSGRNLPGDMGCSYCLSCPEKQKEDNNKNL; from the exons atgtattcaaatctgAATATCCAAGCTGAAATTGGAAATGTCTTCAAGAGTTCGCGAATTCAGCATGACTTGAGTGCGGTTGTGTTTTCCGGAAGATCTGGCAAAAGATTCGCTAAAACAT CATATGTCAATTGCAGAGTCAAGAAACTGCAGGTTCACGAATGGAGTGACAACCGGTGCCATCAACTGAATGATTTGCACATCAACAGAATCGTGGAACAGACAGCCACgccaatcaaaaacaaaattatagaacAGAAGATTAGACGAAATCAGAGTGGTCGTAACTTACCTGGGGATATGGGCTGTTCGTACTGCCTTTCTTGCCCTGAAAAGCAAAAAGAAGACAATAATAAGAATCTTTAA